The sequence CTCGTCACGCTCTACGAGGCGGTACAGGAGTTCTGGGTGGCCGACCTCGACGGTGTGGTCGTCGGATGTGGCGCGCTGCACGTCCTCTGGGCCGACCTCGGCGAGGTGCGTACCGTCGCGGTCGACACCGGGTACGCGGGCCGCGGTGTCGGTCACCGGATCGTCGCGCGGCTGATGGACATGGCCCGGGAGTTGCAGCTGTCACGCGTATTCGTGCTCACCTTCGAGACCTCGTTCTTCGCGCGGCACGGTTTCAGTGAGATCGACGGCACGCCCGTGACCCGCGAGGTGTTCGAGGAGATGTGCCGTTCCTACGACACCGGCGTCGCCGAGTTCCTCGATCTCAGCTACGTGAAGCCCAACACCCTCGGCAACACCCGGATGCTGGCCAACCTCAACTGATCAGGACAGGAGTCCCGATGGCGACCTTTGCCGTCCACTACACCTACGAACCGCCCAAGGCGGCGCTGCGCGACCAGTACCGGCCTTTACATCGTGAGTGGCTGGGCGAGGAGAACACCGCCGGCAACGTCCTGCTGGCCGGCCCCTACCCGGACGGCTCCGGCGCGCTGATCGTCGTCCGCGCCGAGAGCCTCGCCGCCGCCGAGGCGCTTCTGGCCAACGATCCGTTCATCGCACACGAGGCCGTCGACGGTGTCCGGGTGATCGAATGGACCCAGGTCTTCGGGCCGTTCGACGCCTGATCCACCCGGACCACCGCCGGTTGGCGATCGTCAGCGAGCCGTCGGTTCGGAATTCCGCGACCTGACCAGGCTCGCCACGGTGGTGATCACCAGCGTCAGGATGATCACCCCCAGCGAGACCGGGGTGGTCACCTCGGGCACAGACACATGCTCACCACCGTTGACGAACGGCAGCGTGTTCTCGTGCAGCGCGTGCAGGATCAGCTTCACGCCGATGAACGCCAAGATGAACGACAGCCCGTACGACAGGTAGACGAGTCGATCGAGCAGCCCGCCGAGCAAGAAGTACAGCTGGCGAAGTCCCATCAGTGCGAACGCGTTTGCGGTGAAGACCAGATAGGGCTCCTGGGTGAGACCGTAGATCGCCGGGATCGAATCGAGCGCGAACAGCACGTCGGTGAAACCGATGACCACGAGCACCATCAGCATCGGGGTCGCCAGGCGTTTGCCGTTGGCCTTGGTGAACAACTTGTCGCCGTCGTACTCGTCCGAGGTACGCAGATAGCGTTTCACGAACCGCTCGAGGCGGCTCTCCCGCTGCTCCTCGTGCTCCACCGGGTCGTCGCTCTCACTGACCAGCTTGACCGCGGTGAAGATCAGGAACGCACCGAACAGGTAGAAGACCCAGCTGTAGGCGTTGATCGCCGCGGCGCCCACCAGGATGAAGACCGTCCGCATGACCAGGGCCATCACGATGCCGAGCAGCAGAACCTTCTGCTGATACTCCTTGGGCACCGCGAACTTCGACATGATGATGACGAAGACGAACAGGTTGTCCACCGAGAGCGCCTTCTCGGTCACGTAACCGGCGAAGTACTCACCGCCGAACGTGCCGCCCCATTTCCACCAGACGAACAGCCCGAAGACCAGGGCGATCGAGATGTAGACGGCCGACCAGGCCCCCGATTCCTTCAGGGACGGGGCGTGTGGGACCCGGACGTGGGCAAAGAAGTCGAAGACGAACAGGCCTGCGATCACCACACAGGTGACGATCCAGACCGTTGTCGAGATATCCATGAAAGTGATCTCCTCCAGCGCGCAGCACAAGCATGCGATGCCAGAGGTCTCTCCCGCCGGGGGGTGCGATGAGCTCGCATCAGGATGATGCGCTCATCGGGCCGACCGACGAATCCGGGCCGTCCGCGCCGCGATGATCGGCATCGCGGCCCGGGGCGACCGTATTGACGGAGACGCCGCAAAGGGTGGGGATACTCCCCTCTTCGATCACCGGCCAGCCTAGTACACGCGGGTATGGTTGCACCATGGCGCCACCACAGCGCCCGGCGACCGTCGGCGACATCCACACCGTCGCACAGGCGATGCCGCACGTGACGGATGCCGGATCGTCGACGGATCGACCGGTGTATCAGGTGGGCGGGAAGTCGTTCGTGTTCTTCCGCACGCCTCGTCCCGACGCCCGGGATCCCGACACCGGCGAACGGTTCGACGACGTCGTCGTCATCTGGGTCCCGACGGAAGACGACAAGCTCGCACTCGTCCAGGACGAGCGTTCACCGTTCTTCACGACAAGCCACTTCGACGGGCACCTCTCGGTGCTCGTGCGTACGTCGAGGATCGGCGAGCTGACCCGAGCCGAACTGACGGAGGTCATCCAGGACGCCTGGTTGAGCCGGGCGTCGGCGCGGCGTGCCCATTCCTGGCTGTCCGAACACGGGCTCACCTGAGGATCGAATCGGCCGCATGGCGGCCGACCCGGGCGTCCGGAGCTGACTCACTCAGCGGTGGCGTCGTCGCTCCCGCCGCCGGTGATCGAGGTGATCACGCCGGCGAGATCCTCTGGTTTCACCAAGACCTCACGGGCCTTGGAGCCCTCGCTCGGTCCGACGACGCCGCGCGTCTCCATCAGGTCCATCAGCCGCCCGGCCTTGGCGAATCCGACACGCAGCTTTCGCTGCAACATCGACGTGGAGCCGAACTGGCTCGACACCACGAGTTCGATTGCCTGCAGCAGATCGTCGAGATCGTTGCCGATGTCGCCGTCGATGTCCTTCTTCTCGCCTGCCTTCGCGGTGGTGACGCCCTCGGTGTACTCAGGCTCGCTCTGCTCGCGGGTGAAGTCGACGACTGCCTGGATCTCCTCGTCGGTGATGAAGGCACCCTGCATTCGGATCGGCTTGTTGGCGCCCATCGGCAGGAAGAGCCCGTCACCCATACCGATCAGCTTCTCGGCACCGGGTTGATCGAGGATGACTCGTGAGTCCGTCAGCGACGAGGTCGCGAACGCCAGGCGCGACGGCACATTCGTCTTGATCAGACCGGTCACCACGTCGACGGAAGGACGCTGGGTGGCCAGCACGAGGTGGATGCCCGCCGCACGCGCCTTCTGGGTGATGCGCACGATGGCGTCCTCGACGTCACGTGGTGCGGTCATCATCAGGTCCGCGAGCTCGTCGACGATCGCCAAGATGTAGGGATACGGCGTGTACACGCGCTCACTGCCCAACGGCGTGGTGATCTCACCGGAACGCACCTTGGCGTTGAAATCGTCGATGTGGCGCACCCTCGACGCCTTCATGTCCTGGTAGCGCTGCTCCATCTCCTCGACCAGCCACGCCAGTGCCGCCGCGGCCTTCTTGGGCTGGGTGATGATCGGCGTGATGAGGTGCGGAATGCCTTCGTACGGGGTGAGTTCCACCATCTTGGGATCGATGAGGATCATCCGGACGTCGTCAGGGGTGGCACGGCTGAGCAGCGAGACGAGCATCGAGTTCACGAAGCTCGACTTACCCGAGCCGGTCGAGCCCGCGACCAGCAGATGCGGCATCTTGGCCAGATTCGCACTGACGAAGTCGCCCTCGATGTCCTTGCCGAGTCCGATCACCAGAGGGTGCCCGTCCTTGCGCGTCTTCGGCGACTTCAGCACGTCGGCGAGGCGGACCATCTCGCGATCGGCGTTGGGCACCTCGATGCCCACCGCCGACTTGCCCGGGATCGGCGCGAGCAGGCGGACGTTGTCGGTGGCGACCGCGTACGCGATGTTGCGCTGCAGCGCTGTGATCTTCTCGACCTTGACGCCCGGACCGAGTTCGACCTCGTAGCGGGTCACCGTCGGTCCACGGGTGTAGCCGGTGACGGCGGCGTCGATCTTGAATTGCTCCATGACTCCGGTGATCCGGTCGATCATGTCGTCGTTGGAGCGTCCGCCCTGCTTTGGCGGGTCTCCGTCGATCAGCAGGTCCGACGGCGGCAACTGGTACTCGCCCTCGACTGTGCGGTCGACGAGCGCTCCCGAGCTCTCGGTCGGCACCGCGGGCGTCTGCGGTCGTGCCGCCGACCGCTTCGTCGGCGTCTTTCGCGGCGGCGACGGTTCGGCGGGTTCGGTCTCGATCTGCTCGGTGACCTCGTCGTCGAGCGGGATCGTCGTCGCGGCCGCGAAATCCGCGGCATCCACATCCGGGTCGACCGGACGACGGGACCGGCGGCTGCGGCGCACCGGCTCGGCGTCGGGCGGATAGTTGTCGTAGGGGTCGGGTGAGTAGCCGGCGGGTGTCTCGAGCACCTCGGTCACGTCATCACCCGCGCCTCGACGACCCGCACGGCCACGAAGCGACCGACGGGGAGCGCTCTCGCCATCGTCGTCGACCCGGTCGTCATCGTCATCGTCGAGTTCGTCCCACGGCGCGACGTCGTCGGCGTAGGGGACCTGGCCGAGGCCGAGATACCCGGCGGCACCGTCGATCACCTCTCGGACCGTCTTGCCGCTCAAGATCAATGCACCGAAGGCGACGCACAACAGCAGGATGGGCACCGAGATCCACGCTGTCACACCGTCGGTGAGCGGGGTGCCGACGGCGAAGCCGAGGAAACCGCCTGCCGACGACCGGCCGGGCAGATCCTCCGGTGCGCCGGCGACGAGATGGATGAGTCCGAGCACCGGCAAGACCACGAGGAGGCCCGCACCGAGATACCGGGCTCGACGATGCGGGTTCGGCGGCCGGCGCATGAGCACCACCGCCAGCGCCACCAGGGCGAGCGGTACCACCACGGATGCCGCTCCGACGATCGCACGGATGAGTGCCTCGATGAATGCACCGACCGGTCCGGCGGCCCCGAACCACACGCTTGCGCCCACCAGAAGTGCAAACGCGAGGATCGCCAGCGCGACACCGTCGCGCCGGTGCGAGTGCCCGCTCAGGTCCCGCCGGGGTGTCGTCCGCCCTCGGCGATCGGCGGGTCGCTCCTCGTCGAACGGGTCGTCGACGATCGGACCGTCGAGATCGAACCCATCGTCGACCGGATCGTCACCGTCGAGGTCGTCGAACTGCTCGCCCACCCCTGTCGACCGGACTCCCCCGGCGCGGGCCAGACCGCCGACGCCGCGGGCCATCAGCGACCACCCCGCGCCGAGTCCTCGCCCGACGGCGGACGCCCCGGTCGCCGCCACGGACCGGCGGTGGATGTCTTCGGACGCCACCGCGCGCTGTGCGGCTCGAGCGCGTGTCGAGGTGCTGCCACTCTTACGTGCCGTCGTCGCACGGGTACCGGCCGAGGTCGAGCGCGACGTCCGCGTACTCGTACCGCGCGTTCCCCGTGCACCCGACTTCGTCGTTCCCGCAGTCGCACGCGATGCCGATTTCGGCGCACTCCTCTGCGACGCACCCCGTTTCTGGGCACCAGCGGTTGCTTTCGAAGCCATGCCGGACAGACTAGTCGCCTACCGTCACCTCAGTCACATGGGCAACACTGGCAACGCATTTGTGTGTCGAATTCGTAACCGAACGGAATCGAAGGAGTCAGAAGCCCCGCTCGGCGCTCATGACCGCCGACACGCTGTCCCCGTCCCCCTCGTACGTCACGTCCAGTGGCGCCCGTCCGAACGCGAACAGCACCAGCTCGCCCGGGGTGCCGGTCACCACGACCGGCTTGCCCGACCCGGCGGTGACCAGTTCCCGGCCGTCCGTGGTGGTGAGGGTGATCGAGGCCGGCGACCCCTTCAGGGCGAGCTTGCCCATCGACTTCGCCGGCGCGACGAGCGCCTCCTGCATGTCGGGCGACAAGGGCCGCGGAGTCCACGGCGCGTCCCTCCCGGCACCGCCGCGCAGCACGTCCTCATGGTGGACGAACATCTCGGCGAGGTTGGCCCAGCGATCCACGAGTTTGAACGGCGAGAAGGTGGGCGGCCCGGACGCCAGTTGGTCGAGCAGCACGTCCCACGGCTGCGTCGCAGCGCCGGCGCGCACGCGCTCGGTATGGCCGGCGAACTGCTTGATCATGATCCCTGGGCCGGTGTCCGGCCGACGTTCCCGGACCACCAGATGGGCGACGAGGTCCCGCGTGGTCCAACCGTCACACATGGTCGGGGCATCTGGACCGATCGAGCGGAGGGTCTCGACCAGAGCGGCACGTTCATCTTGTGCGAGAGTCACATCTCACACCCTAACCGCGGCTGTGGCCGTCCACCGACCTCGATCAGGATCCGACGGCGAGCACCGTCGGCACGATCATCGGCCGGCGACGGTAGGTCTCGGCGACCCACCGGCCCACGGCGCGTCGGATGGTCTGGGCGATCCGGTGCGCATCGGTGACACCTTCCGCGGCAAGGGAGTCGAGCGCCTGATGCACGATGTCGGCCGCCGCCTTCAGCGCATCGGGATCGTCGGAGAAGCCACGGCCGGACACCTCGGGGACACTCACGGCGCGCCCTGTGGTGGCATCGATCGCGACGGTGATGGAGATGAAGCCACCCTCCCCCAGCACCAGTCGTTCCGAGAGCGTCGACTCGTTGACGTCACCCACCGACAGCCCGTCGACATAGACGTGACCAACCGGGACACGCCCGGCGATCTCCGCGCGGCCGTCGACGAGGTCCACCACCACCCCGTCCTCGGCCAGCACCACCCGGTCCTCGGGAACACCGGTCGCGACCGCGAGCGCGGCATTGGCCCGTAGGTGGCGCCATTCGCCGTGGACGGGCATCACGTTCGACGGCCGGACGGCGTTGTAGAGGTACAGCAGTTCGCCGGCGGACGCGTGCCCGGAGACATGCACCTTGGCGCTCTGCTGCGTGACGACCGTGGCACCACGCTTCGCCAGCCCGTTGACCACGGCGAACACGGAGTTCTCGTTGCCCGGGATCAGTGATGATGCCAACACCACGAGGTCGTTGGCGCGGATGTTGATCTGGCGGTGTTCACCGCGCGCCATCCGCGACAACGCCGAGAGCGGCTCGCCCTGCGAGCCGGTCGAGATCAGCACCAACCGGTCGTCGGGCAGGGTCGCGGCCGTGTCGAGATCCACCAGGACGCCGTCCGGGACCGACAGGTAGCCGAGGTCCTGCGCGATCTGCATGTTGCGGACCATCGACCGTCCGACGAAGGCGATCCGTCGGTTGTGCGCGAGGGCGACGTCGACGACCTGCTGAATCCGGTGCACGTGGCTGGCGAACGACGCGACGATCACCCGCTGGCGGGCGCGACCGATGACCTGGTCGAGGACACCGCCGATCTCGCGTTCCGGCGTCACGAACCCGGGAACCTCGGCGTTGGTCGAGTCGACCAGGAACAGGTCGACCCCCTCGTCGCCCAGGCGGCTGAAGCCGGCGAGATCGGTGAGTCGATTGTCGAGCGGCAGCTGGTCGAGTTTGATGTCACCGGTGTGCAGGACCACGCCGGCCGGGGTCCGGATGGCCACCGCGATGGCGTCCGGAATCGAGTGGTTGACCGCGAAATACTCGCAGTCGAACGGCCCGTGCGTGGTCCGCTCACCCTCGACCACCTGCACGAGCTTGGGCCGCAACCGGTGTTCACGGCACTTCGCGTCGACCAACGCGAGCGTGAATTTCGAACCGATCACCGGGATGTCGCTGCGCAACCGCAGCAGGAACGGAACGGCGCCGATGTGGTCTTCGTGCCCGTGCGTCAACACGATCGCGTCGACGTCGTCCATCCGGTCTTCGATGTAGGTGAAGTCGGGCAGGATCAGATCGACGCCGGGCTGGGCGTCCTCGGGGAACAGCACACCACAGTCGACGATGAGAAGTCGCCCACCGTATTCGAACACCGTCATGTTCCGGCCGATCTCGCCGATGCCGCCGAGGGCGACGATGCGAAGACCGGTGCGCGGGGCACGACGCGGGGTGCCGAGACGATCGACCGCCGGGACCGATGAAGCCTGCGACCCGCGATCTCGGTTGTCGCCGCGCCGATCCCGGCGCTCGTGACGTCCCCCACCGGACCGCGCCTGGCCCGACTGGGCGCGCTCAGAGCGTGCGGCGTGCTTCGGTTCGACGTCCTGACCGCTTCGCGACGCCGACGTGTTGCCCTTCTTGGGGGCTTCCTTCTTGGGAGCTTCCTTCTTGGGAGCTCTCTTCGCGCCACCGGAGGCCTTGACCGGTGGCACGGTCTCGGCGGGAGGTATCGGTGCGGACTCGGCAGGCGGAGTCGTCGGTGCGGTCTCGGCGGGCGGGGCCGGAGGTCCCGCCTTTCGGCTTGCGGTGCGGCGGCGCCGCGCTGGCCCGGTCATCAGTTCAACACGCCTGCCGTGCGGAGATCGGCGACGAGCGCCTCGATCTGGGGTCCGTCTGCAGGCACCTGTGGCAGTCGGGGTCGTCCGACGTCGAAGCCGAGAATCCGCAGCGATTCCTTCACCATGGTCACACCACCCAATCGGCCCATCGCGTTGACCAGCGGGAGCATCGAGATGTTGAGTTCCCGCGCCGTTGCGATGTCGCCCTTCTCGAACGCCATCTGCATGTCGCGCAGTCGATCCGCGACCAGGTGACCGATCACACTGACAAATCCGGTGGCGCCCACCGACAACCACGGCAGGTTCAGCGCATCCTCGCCGGACAAGTACTCGAGGTCGGTGGAGGCGATGATCCCTGCGGCCGAGTGCAGATCACCCTTGGCGTCCTTCACACCCTTGATCCGGGGATGCTCCGCGAGCGCGAGCATCGTGTCGTTGAGGATCGGGACCACCGAGCGGGGCGGGATGTCGTAGAGGAGGACGGGGAGTTCGGTGGCGTCCGCGATCGACCGGAAGTGGGCATACAGGCCCGCCTGCGGCGGCTTGGAATAGTACGGCGTCACCACCAACAGCCCGTGGGCGCCGACCTTCTCCGCCTCGATCGCGAAGCGAACACTCTCGGCGGTGTCGTAGCTGCCCGCGCCCTGGGTGACCCGCGCCCGGTCTCCGACGGCGTCGAGCACCACGCGCAGCAGCTCGAGTTTCTCCGGGACGGTGGTGGTGGGTGACTCGCCGGTCGTACCCGAGACCACCAGTCCGTCGCATCCCTTGGACACCAGGTGTTCGGCCAACTCGGCGGCCTTGTCCAGATCCAGCGCACCGTCGGGGGTGAAGGGGGTCACCATGGCGACGCCGATGGTCCCGAAGGGGTGCGTCTGCGGCTGGTCTACGCCTGCGTTCATGGTGCTCAAGGCTACCTTCTCTCCACCGGGTACACGCGTGTGGGCACCCGGCGCGGCGCCGCTCAGCCCTCGAGGACAAACGGTGAGGTGGCGACCTCGGTTCCGTCCGCCAGCGTGCCGATCTCGAAGTCGCCGAACACCGTCGGCGCGACCTCCATGAGCTGACGCAGACACTCGACGGCGAGCTGCCGGATCTCGACGTCGGCGTGCTCGGTCGCACGCATCCCGACGAAGTGTCGCCACGCCCGGTAGTTGCCGGTCACCACGATCTTGGTCTCGGTCGCGTTGGGCAACACCGACCGTGCTGCCTGCCGGGCCTGCTTGCGCCTCAGGATCGCATTCGGCACATCGGCGAACTTGGCCTCGAGGGCGTCGAGTAACTCGCTATAGGCCTTTCGGGCGGCATCGGTCGCCTCGGTGAACAGTGCCTCGAGCTCCGCGTCGCCGCGGATCGCGGGCGGCGCCACCACATTCGAGTCGTGCTCCGGGACGAACCGCTGGGACAGCTGGGAGTACGAGAAATGGCGGTGCCGGATCAGTTCATGGGTACACGAACGGGAGATGCCCGTGATGTAAAAGGTCACCGACGCGTGCTCGAGCAACGACAGGTGGCCGACCTCGAGGATGTGCCTCAGGTAACCGGCGTTGGTCGCAGTGCGGGGATTGGGCTTGTCCCAACTCTGATAGCAGGCTCGGCCCGAGAACTCGACGAGCGCCTCACCGCCGGTGGCGTCGGTGGTCCAGTCGACGTCCGGGGGCGGCGTGAACTGCGTCGCGGCGACCATCTGCACCGTCAACGGCACCAACTCGGACACGTTGCCTCCTCACCGCACTCTTGTGTCGCCGCCCGACAATGTCACCGCCACCGCTCGCGCATTCCGCTCGATCCGCGCCGCGGTCCTGCCGACCGGCCCCGTCGATTGTCCACCAGTTGCCGACCGCGCTCCCTCTCACCCCGCGATACCGTCCACCGTGATGTCGACTCGGTCGTCGTCGAAGCAGATCAGGTCGCGCACCGGCTCCCCGTCGATCAGCGGGTCCGGATAACACCACGCGACGTCGGCCACCGAACGGCCGTGCACCGTGGCCGACCAGTATGCGGCGTGGCCTTTGTAGGCGCACGTCGTGCGCGTCTCACTGGCATGAAGCAGTTCCATCCGGACATCGGCGCGCGGTAGGTAGTGACGTGGTGGCAGGTAGGTCTCGAGCAAGAGCGTCGGGCGACGGCTCTCGGCGACGACCACATCGTCGATGCGGACCACCACATGGCGGCTGGTCTCGAGACAGTCGATCCGCTTGAACGGGTCGTGGGGGTGTGCGAGAACCGTCTGCTCCTCGTCACGCCACTCGTCGAAGGCGGCCCAATCGAGGACCGCGTGACCCTGGAGATCCGGATCGTCGGCAGTGAACGCGGCCGCCACCAATGTGCGATCCGGGGTCGGGATGCTCCAGGCGGTCCCCGCGCAGGTGTGCAGGAGGAACGCGTCGTCGGGGGTCAGGATGGGTGGCCGATGCTCGGCCGGGACGACGGCCACCGGGGCGACAAGCGTGACGTCGGCGAGCGGGACGGCGTAGAAGCCCACCACCCGGTCGGGCTCCCACACCTGCAGCGCACCTCTCGAATCGATGAC is a genomic window of Gordonia sp. SID5947 containing:
- a CDS encoding YciI family protein, whose protein sequence is MATFAVHYTYEPPKAALRDQYRPLHREWLGEENTAGNVLLAGPYPDGSGALIVVRAESLAAAEALLANDPFIAHEAVDGVRVIEWTQVFGPFDA
- a CDS encoding MmcQ/YjbR family DNA-binding protein; this encodes MAPPQRPATVGDIHTVAQAMPHVTDAGSSTDRPVYQVGGKSFVFFRTPRPDARDPDTGERFDDVVVIWVPTEDDKLALVQDERSPFFTTSHFDGHLSVLVRTSRIGELTRAELTEVIQDAWLSRASARRAHSWLSEHGLT
- a CDS encoding ribonuclease J — translated: MTGPARRRRTASRKAGPPAPPAETAPTTPPAESAPIPPAETVPPVKASGGAKRAPKKEAPKKEAPKKGNTSASRSGQDVEPKHAARSERAQSGQARSGGGRHERRDRRGDNRDRGSQASSVPAVDRLGTPRRAPRTGLRIVALGGIGEIGRNMTVFEYGGRLLIVDCGVLFPEDAQPGVDLILPDFTYIEDRMDDVDAIVLTHGHEDHIGAVPFLLRLRSDIPVIGSKFTLALVDAKCREHRLRPKLVQVVEGERTTHGPFDCEYFAVNHSIPDAIAVAIRTPAGVVLHTGDIKLDQLPLDNRLTDLAGFSRLGDEGVDLFLVDSTNAEVPGFVTPEREIGGVLDQVIGRARQRVIVASFASHVHRIQQVVDVALAHNRRIAFVGRSMVRNMQIAQDLGYLSVPDGVLVDLDTAATLPDDRLVLISTGSQGEPLSALSRMARGEHRQINIRANDLVVLASSLIPGNENSVFAVVNGLAKRGATVVTQQSAKVHVSGHASAGELLYLYNAVRPSNVMPVHGEWRHLRANAALAVATGVPEDRVVLAEDGVVVDLVDGRAEIAGRVPVGHVYVDGLSVGDVNESTLSERLVLGEGGFISITVAIDATTGRAVSVPEVSGRGFSDDPDALKAAADIVHQALDSLAAEGVTDAHRIAQTIRRAVGRWVAETYRRRPMIVPTVLAVGS
- the dapA gene encoding 4-hydroxy-tetrahydrodipicolinate synthase, with the protein product MNAGVDQPQTHPFGTIGVAMVTPFTPDGALDLDKAAELAEHLVSKGCDGLVVSGTTGESPTTTVPEKLELLRVVLDAVGDRARVTQGAGSYDTAESVRFAIEAEKVGAHGLLVVTPYYSKPPQAGLYAHFRSIADATELPVLLYDIPPRSVVPILNDTMLALAEHPRIKGVKDAKGDLHSAAGIIASTDLEYLSGEDALNLPWLSVGATGFVSVIGHLVADRLRDMQMAFEKGDIATARELNISMLPLVNAMGRLGGVTMVKESLRILGFDVGRPRLPQVPADGPQIEALVADLRTAGVLN
- a CDS encoding TerC family protein, with protein sequence MDISTTVWIVTCVVIAGLFVFDFFAHVRVPHAPSLKESGAWSAVYISIALVFGLFVWWKWGGTFGGEYFAGYVTEKALSVDNLFVFVIIMSKFAVPKEYQQKVLLLGIVMALVMRTVFILVGAAAINAYSWVFYLFGAFLIFTAVKLVSESDDPVEHEEQRESRLERFVKRYLRTSDEYDGDKLFTKANGKRLATPMLMVLVVIGFTDVLFALDSIPAIYGLTQEPYLVFTANAFALMGLRQLYFLLGGLLDRLVYLSYGLSFILAFIGVKLILHALHENTLPFVNGGEHVSVPEVTTPVSLGVIILTLVITTVASLVRSRNSEPTAR
- a CDS encoding DNA translocase FtsK; translation: MASKATAGAQKRGASQRSAPKSASRATAGTTKSGARGTRGTSTRTSRSTSAGTRATTARKSGSTSTRARAAQRAVASEDIHRRSVAATGASAVGRGLGAGWSLMARGVGGLARAGGVRSTGVGEQFDDLDGDDPVDDGFDLDGPIVDDPFDEERPADRRGRTTPRRDLSGHSHRRDGVALAILAFALLVGASVWFGAAGPVGAFIEALIRAIVGAASVVVPLALVALAVVLMRRPPNPHRRARYLGAGLLVVLPVLGLIHLVAGAPEDLPGRSSAGGFLGFAVGTPLTDGVTAWISVPILLLCVAFGALILSGKTVREVIDGAAGYLGLGQVPYADDVAPWDELDDDDDDRVDDDGESAPRRSLRGRAGRRGAGDDVTEVLETPAGYSPDPYDNYPPDAEPVRRSRRSRRPVDPDVDAADFAAATTIPLDDEVTEQIETEPAEPSPPRKTPTKRSAARPQTPAVPTESSGALVDRTVEGEYQLPPSDLLIDGDPPKQGGRSNDDMIDRITGVMEQFKIDAAVTGYTRGPTVTRYEVELGPGVKVEKITALQRNIAYAVATDNVRLLAPIPGKSAVGIEVPNADREMVRLADVLKSPKTRKDGHPLVIGLGKDIEGDFVSANLAKMPHLLVAGSTGSGKSSFVNSMLVSLLSRATPDDVRMILIDPKMVELTPYEGIPHLITPIITQPKKAAAALAWLVEEMEQRYQDMKASRVRHIDDFNAKVRSGEITTPLGSERVYTPYPYILAIVDELADLMMTAPRDVEDAIVRITQKARAAGIHLVLATQRPSVDVVTGLIKTNVPSRLAFATSSLTDSRVILDQPGAEKLIGMGDGLFLPMGANKPIRMQGAFITDEEIQAVVDFTREQSEPEYTEGVTTAKAGEKKDIDGDIGNDLDDLLQAIELVVSSQFGSTSMLQRKLRVGFAKAGRLMDLMETRGVVGPSEGSKAREVLVKPEDLAGVITSITGGGSDDATAE
- a CDS encoding TIGR03085 family metal-binding protein — translated: MTLAQDERAALVETLRSIGPDAPTMCDGWTTRDLVAHLVVRERRPDTGPGIMIKQFAGHTERVRAGAATQPWDVLLDQLASGPPTFSPFKLVDRWANLAEMFVHHEDVLRGGAGRDAPWTPRPLSPDMQEALVAPAKSMGKLALKGSPASITLTTTDGRELVTAGSGKPVVVTGTPGELVLFAFGRAPLDVTYEGDGDSVSAVMSAERGF
- a CDS encoding DUF427 domain-containing protein — its product is MAIEMDRFTMSRLGELRWCAMRRRVRAFVDGEPVIDSRGALQVWEPDRVVGFYAVPLADVTLVAPVAVVPAEHRPPILTPDDAFLLHTCAGTAWSIPTPDRTLVAAAFTADDPDLQGHAVLDWAAFDEWRDEEQTVLAHPHDPFKRIDCLETSRHVVVRIDDVVVAESRRPTLLLETYLPPRHYLPRADVRMELLHASETRTTCAYKGHAAYWSATVHGRSVADVAWCYPDPLIDGEPVRDLICFDDDRVDITVDGIAG
- the thyX gene encoding FAD-dependent thymidylate synthase; translation: MSELVPLTVQMVAATQFTPPPDVDWTTDATGGEALVEFSGRACYQSWDKPNPRTATNAGYLRHILEVGHLSLLEHASVTFYITGISRSCTHELIRHRHFSYSQLSQRFVPEHDSNVVAPPAIRGDAELEALFTEATDAARKAYSELLDALEAKFADVPNAILRRKQARQAARSVLPNATETKIVVTGNYRAWRHFVGMRATEHADVEIRQLAVECLRQLMEVAPTVFGDFEIGTLADGTEVATSPFVLEG
- a CDS encoding amino-acid N-acetyltransferase; this translates as MPPAVPDPEPRTPPPGSPGPTAGDDANAPAAAEVRDAVIRRARTSDVPRIKELIDQYAGRILLEKNLVTLYEAVQEFWVADLDGVVVGCGALHVLWADLGEVRTVAVDTGYAGRGVGHRIVARLMDMARELQLSRVFVLTFETSFFARHGFSEIDGTPVTREVFEEMCRSYDTGVAEFLDLSYVKPNTLGNTRMLANLN